The following nucleotide sequence is from Verrucomicrobiota bacterium.
CCCAGTCTGCTTGAGGCCGTGAAGGTCTTTCTGGCTCGCGTCGAACCTTCGCCGGGCGATGCGCGCCAGATCGATTCAGCCCAGAAGTCCATTGTGAAGTATCGCGATCGAGTTTCGGCGCGTCCGCTCGCGAACGAAGGATCGTTTGCCGTGGGCACGCCGATTCTTCAGCGCCGCGTGCGCGATGAACTGGGATTGGACTACACTCTCGGCGAGATTGAGACTTTGGCGCAAAGCGAAATCGTTCGTGTGGGCTCGCGGTTGCGCGAAGCCTGCCGCAAGTTGGGTCCGAGGAAGAGGTTTGAGGATATCATCGATGAAGCCCGCTCGCGCTGGAATCCCGGCCCCGACCTGGTGGCGATTTATCGCGCGCAGACGAAGAAGTTGGTGGCGGCATTCAAATCCGCAAAAGCGGTGTCGTTTCCTCCCGGCGAGAGCCTCGAAGTGCGGTTGGTTCCGGAATTCATGCGGCACCTCTTCCCCACGGCGGCTTACAGCCAGCCGGGCGCTTTCGAGAAACGGCAGCGGGGAATCTTTTGGGTGAACGACCTGAGCGTGACGAAGAAAACCGAAGCGGAGAAACGCGCCGAGCGCGCGCAGCATTTCGGGTTGAGCCTGACCTGCGCGCACGAGGCTTATCCCGGACATCATCTGCAATTCGTCACGGCCAATCGGCATCCGCGGCGCTGGCGCCGGTTGTTCGCGCACGCGGTGTTTTACGAAGGCTGGACGCTCTGGTGCGAACAGATGATGGTCGATTTGAAGATCGACCGTTCGCCCTGGCTGGGGGTCCAGCAGCTTCACGATGCGCTGTGGCGATGCCACCGCATCCTGGTGGATTTGCGGCTGCAAACGGGTCGTTACACCTACGCGCAAGCCGTCGGCCACATGCAGAGGCATTTGGGCTTCACGCGCGCGCGGGCCGAGGCGGACGTGAATTGGTACACCGGCCAGCCAGCGGTCCCGATGAGCTACTGGCTGGGCCGATTGGAGAACGAACGCCTGCGCCAACGCCTGATGAACGGACGCGGCTGGCGTTTGCAGAAATTCAACGATTGGCTGTTGAGCTTTGGAACGCTGCCCCAGGCCTGGCTGGAAAAATACGGGCTCGACTAGATTCTTGGGAAGCTTCCAAGGTTCTGAAATCACGCATTCTGACCATGAACGGTAGGGACGCGTTCCACCGCGTTCCACCGCGTCCCTGATCAGTACCTTTCGATCGCTAAACAAAAGTCAGGGACGGAGTGGAATCCGTCCCTACCGTTCATGGGAAGGATTTCAGATTGCGGAGGCAGAGCCTCCTGGCGTGGACGCCTCAATAGGAATACGTGACCGAGACCTGCGCGAGTCCCCAGTCGCGGCTCCGGTAAAGTTTCTCGAACGGTTTGATATCCGCTTCCACCGCAGCGTAGCGGCTGAAATAGGCCCCCCCCCACGACCTTGACTGACCAGCGCTCCCCTTGCCGACGCAGACCGAGGCCGACCTGAACCGTTTCCAGCGCCGGGGCAGCGACGTTGAAAAGCTGCGGATTGTCTATCTCGCCATTGTCCTGGTAATACCGTCCGAACACGCTCAGGAACCACGTTTGCTCCCAATCGTATTCGAGCGTGGCCGCGAATGAGAACGCGTGAAAATTTGGCTCTTCGACGGAAAAACCTGTAACCGAACGCAGCACCCAGCGCTCGGCGACGGCCCAATTCATGGAACCTTGATACGAAAAGCGCGGTTCGCGTTCCGTTGTGGCCACCACCTGGAATTCGTTGAGTGTCCGGATCCGCCGAGTGAGCACGTTCTCCAGGGCCAGCCGGCCGCCGGCGGTGTGGAGCCGGTCGGGACTGCGAAGGAGTTCCGTGCCAATCTGAGGCGGAGGGAGCACGACGATTTCGTAGCCGGACGGAACGTTGCCCTGGCTGTAGAGGGCATCGATCTGGAGAAAGGCCGTGGCGGGCTGGTATTCCCAACGAAATCCGGCCGAGAGATTGTAACCGTTGGGATTCACCGCTCGGTATCCCCGAACGTCCGAGTAGTACTGCCGGTAGTATTCGTTCAGCCACAGCGTGCGGTAATTGACGTATCCGTCGTAATAGCCGCCCGATCCCAGCAGCGACAGCGACGGAGTGACCTTCCGCTTCAACCCGCCTTGAACCGCGACGCGATGCTCGCTCAGGTCCGCAGCCTGGCTGATGATGTCGAAATCGGCGGGTTGATAGTCCAGGTCAAGCGTGCTGTAGGACAAACTCAAATTGAGATCCAGATTACGGCGCGTTTGTCGGTAAGCCGCGGAGCTGTCTGTAAGATTGATTCCGGAAGTCCAGAGCCCCTCGGAGTTCACCTCGAACAGATGGTTCGCCGAACTCGGCATCGAACTCTCTGCGGAAGAAGAATCCGGCAGTCCGTCCGTGGCCGCGAGAAGTTCAGAGTCCGATATGGAAATCAGAGCCGCGCAAACAGCCAGCGTCGCGCGTCGTGGAGCCGAGGAAATCATCCGAGCGATAGAAGCCTCACGTCACTGCGCACAGGCGCTGCAACCCACGGCCCGGGCGCCGCCCGAAAACATCGATCCTGGCTCAGTCTGCAGCCACATCTTGGATTGATAGACGAAGGCGCCGGAATCATTGAACAGCATGTTCGGCTTCGACACGAGCCGTTGTTGAAAGGCTGGCACCGAAGAGCAACCGCAGAGCATCGGCAAGCCGACCCCCGCGATGACCAGCGACAATCCCCTCTTCACTCGCCGCATCCACGGTCTGGTCAGTAAACTCGGCGCAGCGTGGCTGATTTTTCTTCTTCCTCTCCCCGCGAGGGACGAGTGGGGAGAGGACCGAGGAGAGGGGTTACTTGCAGATTCAAGCATGATTCTAAGACTCATAATCTGAATTCCACAGCAGTCGGCGGGATCAGAACTGCCTGATCCTCGCTTTAACCTTGTAACGATTTAACCGCGGTGCTGGTGGACGAAACTCGTCGACTATTTCTCCGCCTTATCCAGTTTTTGTTCGATGCGTTGCAGCCGCCGGTCGATGTCATCGAGTCGCTTCTGCGTGTCGGAGCTGTGTTCCCGATGCTGGACGTTGATCAGCGGCGGCACCGCTACGCAGCCGCTGAAGGCAACGATAGAAATGAAACCGAGCAAAAGATAGAACGCTGCTTTCTTCATGTTGGACCACTAAGTTGATTCATTCAAACAAACAAGCTTCACGCGTCGGCTGGAGCGTGTCATTCCATGAATCCTCTGGCAACTGGGAAAGGGTTTGAAATTTGAAAATTCTCGTGCCGTCGGCAACCCGAGTGTCTATGGTCATTTGCGCATCATGGATCGACGACGCAGCGCGATGAGGTGGCCAGGACCGATGTCCCTGGTCTGGACTTTCGCAATCCTTCTTCCGGCCAGCGCGCCATTGCGGGCGTGGGGCGCGCCTGCCTCTTCAGATCATGTTCTCCCTCTTGTGCTCGGCCCGCAGACGGCGTCCCACGCCGAGGCGGATTCAGGAGAAACTCTGTTGGGCGAACTCAACTGCCTTGCGTGCCACACAGCCAGCGGCACGGTCAAAGCTCGCGTAGCTTCGCGGCCATCTCCGATCCTTGGCGCGGAGGGCCTGAGGATCACGCCGCAGTATCTGCGCGCCTTCTTGACCGCGCCGCACAACGAAAAGCCCGGTACCACGATGCCGGACTTGTTGCACGGCATGGACGCGTCGGCGAAATCCGAAGCCGTCGAAGCGTTGGTTCACTACCTGATCTCGCTCTTTCCGTCCGCAGCTTCGACTCCCACCGGGGCCGATCCGTTGAAGATGCAACAAGGGCGGCGGCTGTATCATCAAGTCGGCTGCGTCGCGTGTCATGCCCCGCACGAAGTGGCCTCGGCTTTTCGTCCCGGAATGAACGGTGATCGGTCATCTGCGAGTCCCAACGCGCTGGCGAATCTGGCCTCGTGGCAGGCTGCTTCCGTTCCGCTCGGAGACCTGGCCAAGAAAACCACGGTCGAAGCGCTGGCCAAGTTTCTGGTCAATCCCTTTCAGTTTCGGCCCTCCGGTCGAATGCCGTCGCTGAATCTGAACGAAGCGGAAGCCAGCGCGATCGCGATTTACCTCCTCCGCGAGCAAGCTCCCGGCCTGTACGATCCTACGGCCACACTCCACAAAATCAAAGGGCTGCGCTACCAGTATTACGAAGGACGCTTTGGCGGCGACACGGTTGACTTTGATTCGATGCGTCCGCGCGATTCCGGCGTGGCGGACCGATTCAGCCTGGATCCGCGCCGCCGGAACGCGAACTTCGGCCTGCGTTTCACCGGCTTGATCCACATCCAGACCGAAGGCGACTACACGTTCTACACCGAGTCTGACGACGGCTCGCGGCTGTGGATCGGCAGCACGTTGGTCGTGAAGAACGACGGGCAGCACGCCATGGCCGAAGCTCAGGGCAAGATTCATCTAAAGCCCGGCGAGCATCCGATCATCGTAACCTACTTCAACGGTGGCGCGGAGTTTGGTCTCAAAGTCTCGTATCAAGGACCTGCGTTGCCCAAGCAAGAAATTCCTCCGAGTCTGCTCTCGCATCTGGGCCAGCCGATGCTGCCGATTGGCAGCGAACCATTCGCCCTCGACGCGGCGAAGGTTGCGCGCGGGAAAGAACTGTTTGGGTCGTTTGGCTGCGTGGCTTGCCATCCAACAAAAGATCGAACGGGCACTTCCACGTTCCAGGCCAGGTCCCTGGATTCACTGAAGCCCGACGCTGCCGAGGGCTGCCTCGGCGAGAGCGTCGCGGCTGGTCGTCCGCAGTTTCGTTTGAGCGATACCCAACGCCGAGCCTTGCGCACGACCCTTGCTCACCAGAGCAAGCTGGCAGCGCCGCGCAACGCCCAGGATCAAATCGTGCGCACCATGACCGCGTTGAACTGCTTCGCCTGTCATTCCCGGAACGGAGTCGGCGGGCCCGATGCTGCGCGCGGCGAGTATTTCGCCACGGTCGGCGAGGTCGATTTGGGCGACGAAGGCCGCATTCCGCCACATCTGACGGGCGTGGGAGCGAAGCTGCGCTCCGATTGGCTCGGCGAGGTGTTGATGTATCGCGGCACGGTTCGCCCTTACATGGCGACGCGCATGCCGCAATTTGGCAAGGCGAACGTCGAACATTTGGTCGCTGCCTTCGAGCGCGTTGATGAACCTGCATCCGAGGCGAACGTGTCCGAAATTCCCGCCGAGAACTTGATGCGCCTCGCCAAGTCCGGCCACAAGCTCGTGGGCCGCGACGGCCTGACCTGCATTTCGTGCCACACCTTCGCGCAGTTCAAATCGCTTGGTGTTCCGGCGATGGACATGACGCAAATGGCCAAGCGGCTGCGGAAGGAATGGTTCCGGCGTTATTTGCTCGATCCCGCTTCGCTCCGGCCGGGCACACGCATGCCGAGTTTCTGGCCGGACGGCCTCGCCGCGAACAAGGAAATCCTCGGAGGCAACACGGAGCAGCAGATCGAAGCGATCTGGGCGTTCCTTTCTCGCGGACGCGAGGCGGACATACCGGCCGGTTTGATCCAGGCCCGGATGGAACTCGTCGCAGATAAAGAGGCGATCCTTTACC
It contains:
- a CDS encoding cytochrome c1 — its product is MDRRRSAMRWPGPMSLVWTFAILLPASAPLRAWGAPASSDHVLPLVLGPQTASHAEADSGETLLGELNCLACHTASGTVKARVASRPSPILGAEGLRITPQYLRAFLTAPHNEKPGTTMPDLLHGMDASAKSEAVEALVHYLISLFPSAASTPTGADPLKMQQGRRLYHQVGCVACHAPHEVASAFRPGMNGDRSSASPNALANLASWQAASVPLGDLAKKTTVEALAKFLVNPFQFRPSGRMPSLNLNEAEASAIAIYLLREQAPGLYDPTATLHKIKGLRYQYYEGRFGGDTVDFDSMRPRDSGVADRFSLDPRRRNANFGLRFTGLIHIQTEGDYTFYTESDDGSRLWIGSTLVVKNDGQHAMAEAQGKIHLKPGEHPIIVTYFNGGAEFGLKVSYQGPALPKQEIPPSLLSHLGQPMLPIGSEPFALDAAKVARGKELFGSFGCVACHPTKDRTGTSTFQARSLDSLKPDAAEGCLGESVAAGRPQFRLSDTQRRALRTTLAHQSKLAAPRNAQDQIVRTMTALNCFACHSRNGVGGPDAARGEYFATVGEVDLGDEGRIPPHLTGVGAKLRSDWLGEVLMYRGTVRPYMATRMPQFGKANVEHLVAAFERVDEPASEANVSEIPAENLMRLAKSGHKLVGRDGLTCISCHTFAQFKSLGVPAMDMTQMAKRLRKEWFRRYLLDPASLRPGTRMPSFWPDGLAANKEILGGNTEQQIEAIWAFLSRGREADIPAGLIQARMELVADKEAILYRNFIEGAGARAIAVGYPEKANLAFDAENLRLAMIWQGAFLDASRHRSDRGAGFVPPLGHNVVRMPPGPAFSILNDLQAPWPEAVGKKAGYQMRGYRLDSKQRPTFLYSLNDLQIEDYPVAAPGEIDPKLTRMLTFRGGKATDKLWFRAAVGSRIDAKANGEFWVDGKLALKFDLVGAAKPVIRESGGQKELLVPIMFQDREARILEEMIW
- a CDS encoding DUF885 domain-containing protein, with protein sequence MNKIQTQFEGLLTEYFDSVLEDHPTYAAFVGLKEGEGKLATAGLDFEQKQENRRRRTLAALESISPRDLTNEQHLDRLALRSQILRESEDFQRGRHRLDPNAADQVLNILLHELIRSEDEPKRAARNVRSLLDRAPQFLDQAAGLIDRPEPVWRKIMTQTAAGAPSLLEAVKVFLARVEPSPGDARQIDSAQKSIVKYRDRVSARPLANEGSFAVGTPILQRRVRDELGLDYTLGEIETLAQSEIVRVGSRLREACRKLGPRKRFEDIIDEARSRWNPGPDLVAIYRAQTKKLVAAFKSAKAVSFPPGESLEVRLVPEFMRHLFPTAAYSQPGAFEKRQRGIFWVNDLSVTKKTEAEKRAERAQHFGLSLTCAHEAYPGHHLQFVTANRHPRRWRRLFAHAVFYEGWTLWCEQMMVDLKIDRSPWLGVQQLHDALWRCHRILVDLRLQTGRYTYAQAVGHMQRHLGFTRARAEADVNWYTGQPAVPMSYWLGRLENERLRQRLMNGRGWRLQKFNDWLLSFGTLPQAWLEKYGLD